The genomic stretch CACATGGAACATTGAAGGTGTTGAAGATTACTTAAATATTGAGTTTTATTTGTAGTAATTTGATTAAGTATTGAAGGTTactttaattttgtattttatttcttGTAATTTTATTTAAGTGTTGAAGGGTAGTTTAATTTTGGGTACGAGTTTGAATTTTTTCTCTTACTATTGCATGTCATATGATTTTCGTCTATTAATATTGAATGTCAAAtgaatatatatattaattaatttgtgcaatatatatatatatatatatatatatatatatatatatatatatatatatatatatgtgtgtgtgtgtgtgtgtgtgtgtgtcaatGGTAAGTTATTTGGGTAATATGTGACCATTTATGGACAGAATGTTGCATTACTATATTTTTTGACAGAATTATAGTTGAATAGTTAACATGTTGGATGAATTTGTCGATTTATTGAGTATTGTTTCCTATGTAAGAATGGTAACATTTTACAATAATAATGGTAACATATTGCACAACCAAATTATTTTACATAAATGTCTATATATTGATTTATTGGATATATTATTTTCTCAGTAACAATGGTGACATTTTGCAGCATCAGTAGTGATATATAAAATGTACCGCTAATATACTAAAATGTTATCAGGGGAAGGCAAGATTCAAAGGTGGTAGGAGAATAGAAAGGGGGAAATatccaaattgttcaaaataCTTATGTCAAGTTTGGAAAAAGGTACGTACGATACTGGCAGGAACGAAAGGGAAGGAGAAGAAAGGCATGCATCAGAGTGCAGAGGATGGCATAAATTATTTAAAGTGATGCCAATTGTTGAATTTTGTTGTCAATGTTTGAACGTATCTTTTTTTGTGGGAATAATATGTAGTGCTTTAATTTAGCATTTGTTTTTAAAAAGAGAGGGCATTTTTGTTTTGGGATTTACATATGAAGGATATATTTGGCAAAACATTTCAGGTATCTTATTTGACCAAGCAAcctgatttgactaatatttcaggTAGTTGTTTTAACTAGTGTTGTTTGGTAAaatcatttcaggtacctgaaatgaaaagctactccatgtagctttttaaagttttaggtagctgaaatgttctactttacatatttatcctttatttaaattaatttattataattattaatgtccttttatgtcattttacaaaaaatcagttaccttttcagttagttttaccaaacagttTATaattaatcagctaccttatcagtttccaattttcagctagcttttcaggtacctttttaatttcagtccccttatcaggtttcaggtaccttttcaggtttcagataccttttcagtcagttttaccaaacagggccGAAGTAGGACGATTTTAAAGTGGTATCACTTTGTTGTATAATGTTACCATTTTGTAATTTGTACAAATGAGTAATTATTAATGACCTATAAGTGAAAATTTTGACTACATCTATCTACAAAGATGAATTAAATAAGTATTTTATTGACAATGAATAAGAAACTCAGTTTTACAAGCTATATCCAAAAAAATTACCATGTCGAATTCACCATCCATAAAACTAAACTTAAACCTGACAAACACCTTCTTTTCTAAACAAACATTAAACATTATCAACTTCAACCTCCGCTTTCATGATCTCATACACGATTTTGTTCTCATATGCCATTGTTAGAGTATGATttcattttaaatttaaataaaataaaggagGGAGAAATAATGAAGATCATAAAGTATGAATGTTCATAATTCGTGTTTATGTATGAATGTTTTTTGGTTtagttgaaatttttttgaaatatgATTAGCTTGTCTAGAGATCATAGAGTATGAatgttcatgttttttttttttggttacgtAGATTATGAATGATAATTGATAGTTTATAAATGTAGAAGGTGTGATGTTGAAGTTGAGAATAAATATTGAAAAGCATAGATGAAGAAAAAGGAGAGGCAAGGATGATTAAAGAATACAAAGGGATAATGATGTTCATTGTGACAATAAATGCATTGGGGAttgtaaataataaaataatagaaagTGTGCAGTGTAATTAATGCATGACAGAGACCCGTATTAGCAAGTCGGATAAAGTTGGGTGGATATGGGTCAATTTGACCCGTCTTAATGTGTAAGACGGATAGtgttggtctgaaataagaaataagaatttgtgtatttGGAGATAGTATcaactagacctgtcaaacgggtcgggcgggtcgggtcccgggtcgggtcgaatacgggtcgggttatacgggtcacgggtcgggttagggtcagaatacgggtcaagaaataatttctaacgtcttttttaaacgatttttttaatttaaaaaatattttttaaaaatgtaaatcatatttaaaattaatattttaatcatattcaacgtttaaattaattatattgacataattattaaaataaactttttataataattattttattattaaatattataaaagttatataaaattaactTTTTAGTTGTTTTCGTAATTTTAAGtgataaaaaaatattttttttaactattttttcaaatataatatataaatattaatattttaataaaattcttgatttacctttgacccaacgagtcgggtctcgaccctaaaataacgggtcatttcagGTTCGGGTCAAACGGGCTGCGGGTCGAAAAAACCGGGTCTGTAACCCTAAAAACGGGTTGGGCGGGTCGGGTTTTCaggtcgggtcgagttttgacaggtctatCAACCGTATGTGTGGAGGCTTATGCTGGTCCCATTTTCTCTGACAAATAGAGACGATATTAATAGGATGGATTGATGAAGTATAAATAATAAGTTCTAAGCCTTAAATTCACTGTGCTAAGATGGAATTTGTGATTCATAATAGCGAATTAGCAATATACAacttagaattagaaattagtgTTACGGTTTCAAGCAATTATCAATTCTCTCAAACAAACGGAGTACTAGTTTTACATATAAACATGAGCTTGGAAGTCGTGGAACTATGGATGCTTTTGCTTAAATTTTCAGTCTCAGTTATTAAGTCTGAAAAGTTGCAGGATGATCAGCTGACGAGTGACATACATCATCACTGATTTCTGATTGCTTGATCTTCTGTCTTCTATCCATTTCACCTGCTCTTAGTCCTTCTCTTTTCTTAACCTGTTTcaaattacaagtgaaaaaaatGGGTCACAACTCACAATCCGTGTTACATTGACTCGTCAATTTTACGCCCATACCCGTACTTAAAAGATACAGTCAAGGAATGCTATGTTGACACTTTTCCTAACATCAGACCAAAAGTAGAGGAGACGGCTGAACGGGTATCTGAATCATATTTATGGTGAAGAAAAAATCCGAAATTGGTGAAGAAGATTAAGAATAATACCATAGCATGCTCCTTCTGATAATAACCAGTAGGGACAGTTTTTCTTTTTGAGATGTTTCTTGGTGCCTTAAGCCTGTTCCCAGATGACTTGTACGCATCTTTATCATCCGGCTTTGGGTTCACTAGGACCTCATTGGACCCACAACTCTCCTTTCCTTCAAATGACAAGTCTAGGAACTTCTTCTGAACAAACTGTTTTGTTTTCATGCTACTCGTCAGTTCATTCAACTGCTGGCTGATGCGATCTTCCATTGATAAACCTTTGGGTTGTCGAGTAGCCATCCATCGTTCAAGCCAGGTCCAACCCATGCTTGATTCTGTGCTGTCAAATATTGTTTGTTTCTTCTTTGGACACATTCTTAACTGGTTTTGAGTTTTGACATACCATTTCTCAAAATTGTAATTCATTGCATTTTGTGATAAAATATCATCAGTCAAATATCAAAAATAATGTAATCAACCTGTTGGGAGAAAGCATATGCGAGAGCCCTCTCACGCCTTGTCATTGCTTCAAGTCTGTTTTGAATCCTCATTTTCGATACATTGCTGTCAACTGTGCTATCATCCCAATCTTCCTGTTGGGTACATGTAACAATCCTACATAAATTTATAGATCTGCTTCGATGAATAAAACATTTCAGTATTAAggtatgttgttgttgttacctTTTGGATGAAAAGAGAAGGGAGCTTGGTTTTTTGCTGAACTTTGGTACAAACTGAAGGGCATTCTTCCGCGGTTGAGATAACACTGATAGAATTCCCAGTTTGAACATCAATCGATGTTGCCAGGGATTCCCTATTTGGACTTTCTAACCCCTCGAAAAACTCATTCTTGAGATCTTCAGTTTCCTTCATTCTTAGACGCCTCACCTGCAAATACAAAACCCCAACATTAGGTTCTTGTGATGTCAATTAATTCTAATGCTTAGAGAGAACTAACCAAAAAGCCTCGAAATGTTGACTGGATGATAGTTGCTGCAACATCTTCATCAAGTAAGTCAGAGTTGATAGTATGACTTTTTTCATTTTCATCGGTCGACCTGACTTCTCCTAGCACTGGTTGAGTGACAGTGGCCTCTGAACTTTTTACAGATGCTGTATCTTCTTCTGCAAGCACTGAACTAAACAGCATCTTATCCCCACACAGGTATGCCCTTACCGTTGTTTTCCATCTTTTCTTCTCCCACACGTTATTATTCCTCTTCAGCTTCAAACAATCAAGAATTGTCTGTTTTTAGAAATCATAGTTAAAATTGCAAAAGTTGTAAGTAAATTCTGGTTTTGGAAGACTTACATAAGTGTCATGTGTACTAATGGACCGGCTTTTGGAAAAGACGCTTCGAACTAGCTCTCCTGTGATGCCCATTTCAGGTGATGAGAAAACAAAGTGCTCTTAATTACAGTTGATTGATAATACTACATTTAGTGAGCTTCAAAGTTTATATATTGTCCCATTATTTAAGCCTTAAGGGTGGAAGAAAGCAAAGTACAGTAAAGTAGTCTATAAGTCTATATTATATGAATTATGAAAACATTGATAAGAATCAGAATGTTTTACGGGTTGTTAAAAAACAGAATGTTCTACTGGTAAATAAGTTTTGTTCATCATTCCGACACTGTATTGAGTTCCACACCTGTAAACAAATCGGGTAGctttgaattttttttctttttttaaaataaCATATTATTATTTCTGTGATTAAAATATAATTGGCATTGCTTTAGTGCACATCATCACATGACAAGCTTAGGCCTTAGTGCATAGAGTGAGCTTTTAGAAAAGTTTGCTTCAACAGGGGTTTTCTTTATGTCCTCCATTTTATAATCACTCCTCTTTTAATTCACATCATTCATCATTTCATTGTATAAAAAACTCTCAATTGGTTCTACATTTATTTCCTCAACATGCTTTTTCATATTCTAATAATATGCAGATTGAACTGTTAAACAGTGGCAATTATATCAGCGCGTATGAAACGAGCATCATATTGGATCTTGTTTTTTTAtaattaggtaagaaaactaggttgatcttTTAGGGTAAGTATAGAAAATATTGAACGATATAATGAAGTAATTTTGTGTTGTGTGTATTGCTCAAAGCCATGTCAATATATACAACCTACGAGATAATTGCTAGAATATCAAAACCGATTGCTATTCCTAAATTACAGGATTTTCCACCTAAATATGTGCTAACAAAATAAGTATATGCCAATTAACAAAATCGCAATATTCCGAGGGAATATTGCCTCCAacaccccccctcaagttggagcatgggAGTCGGAAATGCCCAACTTGTCGAGCAAAGTTTGGAACTGAGGACGGCCCAAGGCTTTGGTGAGTATATCAGCCAGTTGAGATTGAGTGTGAACATAGCATGGTAAAACAACACCATTTCGAATATGAGTACGAATAAAGTGGCAATCAATCTCTATGTGCTTGGTGCGTTCGTGATAGACGGGATTGTTCGCAATATGCATGGCACTCTGATTGTCGCAATGAAGCCGAACAGGCTCATGAATCCGGATACCAATCCCGGTAAGCAAACCCTTCAACCAAAGTATTTCACAAGTAGCAGCGGCCATGGCGCGATATTCCGCTTCAGTAGAAGACAAAGAAACCGTGGCTTGTTTTTTCGTTTTCCAGGAGATAGGAGAGCCGCCCAAACAAACAAAATAAGTTGTAATCGATCGACGAGTAATCGGACAACTACCGTATGCCGCATCACAATAGGCTTCAAGCTGTAAAACCGAATTAGCACGAAAAACAATACCTTGACCCGGATGACCTTTCAAATAACGGACAACTCGCAATGCCGCTTCCCATTGAGTAGAAGTCGGTTTTTGCATGAATTGTGACAGAATATGTACCGAGTATGAGATATCGGGTCGAGTAAGAGTCAAGTAAATAAGTTTACCGACCAACCGTCTATACTTCGCGCCATCTTCGAGGGGAGCATCCGTAGCGAGAGCCAATTGATGTTTTTCGTCCATAGGTACACTAACGGGTTTACATCCAAGAAGACCCGTTTCAGATAACAAATCGAGAGTATATTTTCGTTGACAAACAAATAGGCCCTTCGAGCTTTGTGCAACCTCGAGTCCTAAAAAATACTTCAACtttcccaaatctttcatatgaaagcATTTGTTTAAGTATAATTTAAATGTAGAAATAGCATTTGCATCATTTCCAGCAATCACCAAATCATCGACATAAACAAGAATATGCATGTCGACTCCATTTTTGTGAAAAGTAAACAATGAATTATCGGAAGCGTTCATAATAAAACCATAAGAGGATAAAGTTGTAGCAAGTTTAGCGTACCAACACCTCGGAGCTTGACGGAGGCCGTATAGCGACTTGCGGAGACGACAAACTTTACCCGTGAACCCTTTACTAAAACCAGGCGGCATGCGCATATATACTTCTTCCGACAAGTCCTCGTGAAGAAAAGCATTATGCACATCCATTTGATGAAGTTCCCACTTCTTAATGACAGCGACGGCTAAAAAAGTGTGCACGGTGACTATCTTAACCGTCGGAGCAAATGTCTCAGTAAAATCAACACCCGCTTCTTGATGATTACCAAGGACAACGAGCCGAGCTTTATAGCGTTCCACAGTACCGTctgatttttatttaattttaaacaCCCACATACACCCAATGGCTACTTTCCCGGATGGTAAATCACACACGGTCCAGGTATTGTTTTTCTCGAGTGCATTAATATCCTCGGTCATTGCTTGGCGCCAACGAGAATCGCCCATGGCATCCTTAAAGGATTTGGGCTCAACGTCTTGAGATAAGGCTGCAAGAAAATGACGATGTGGACGCGAAAAATTATCGTAATTCACAAAATGAGTTAAAGTATACACACTACCTGAGACGGAATTGGTGGTGGGTGACTCGTCCAAGGACGTGTTTGTTAGAAATCTacatctcattaatttacatattcatatatgtgagaaattatttagtcataaaataattacaaatcttatgcatgcaaacataaataagtatagagaagaaatcgtctttcttactatgggtatttcggattaaagggcacagtCTTACTTGTTCTTAAgttttccttatatggatgaacaaggattcaagtttagaatccctcccaaagatgaatacccaagataacctcttaaaaattaatattatttgaactagaacaatattaatcttattaaaaattgacccaaaatataaaTCTtggtctctattatttcggtgTAGAGAAAGGAATTTTGGGAGTTATTGTCTCTCTAATTtatcataagatgtagagaggaaattatatttcttacactagaaacaACTTCAcacaatatttctagtgtaagaaatataatttcctctctacatcttatgataaattagagagataataacTCCCAAAATTCCTTTCTCTAcaccgaaataatagagaccaagattaatattttgggtcaatttttaataagattaatattgttctagttcaaataatattaatttttaagaggttatcttgggtattcatctttgggagtgattctaaacttgaatccttgttcatccatataaggaaagctcaagaacaagtaagaaggagatcttacttgtgccctttaatccgaaatacccatagtaaaaaagacgatttcttctctatacttatttatgtttgcatgcataagatttgtaattattttattactaaataatttctcacatatatgaatatgtaaattaatgagatatagatttctaacaagcggtatcatgagccttaggttgtttgcatgcaaatcggttattgtttttccgagttataagattaacgaACAAAActaataaatttgtgtttattatgaaatatcacgaaatttatttgcatgttaaagtttctagtcctaaaatgtatttaggatattttggttaatttatggattttattgttcattttatataataatggcattaaaatgtcagttttggacgaaaaatagctaaacttcgatttttccagtgatttttggatatgttttcacatatattatatactgatgaccttaaaattttcataataatatgagttgttatgctcgaaatatggctttttcaagttaaaattatatttaaatggttaaatgggttaatatgagttatatttcgaatctggtcatggaaatttagtatgttgtcacatgaaattttacaagatatgtgtaaaatatttggctataatgaagtctttatgcatgatttatgaatttttgatgaaaaatcacataaatagtgactttaattagtaaaaatgctaaaacatactttatgactaaggaaaaacgtcacatgttgtattctatcatatatttcagatctaaaagtgaaaagttgatataAATAATTTGTCTCATTTTTATGTTGataattgttggagtaagtgtccccgacaataatgcgatcacaattgtcgatcatattgatcacatatttaaatctcatatcaagaatacgaaagggatgatacattacatatatagtcaactggtccacacatatcggtaatgattggctggctagagtttgacattactgtcgcgcgacgttggtgatcagttgatcccttgaggtcacacctaaaggacgattcccttaattgaaaaaggttaattaattgtatgacgatacagattaattaattccttaaaattgaacaaattattatcataagagagaaaatgacatcttattataatgtgattaaataagattttatttagtaatttaagaagttatattactaaaattaatcggtgtttgcgaaacacgcgagatgagaatgataagttagttaaaattacaagatgttgtgaattatactaactagtaattaaatgaccattttatgtgaaagtaattttgaattactagtcaatttgttaaatgtgatttatttaatttgtaaatgatatttaatttgttaaatatgcattttaaattaaaacatgacataagacatgtcacatgtcacatgacatacaattgtacaattgacaaaaataaaatggactccttattactacatataaaccgaaatttggTGGCCAttgttagaagttttgtctttttccatttgtcttattcatttgtctaatatgcttgataatgacatgactatggacaaatg from Silene latifolia isolate original U9 population chromosome 2, ASM4854445v1, whole genome shotgun sequence encodes the following:
- the LOC141629607 gene encoding protein IQ-DOMAIN 33 isoform X1; its protein translation is MGITGELVRSVFSKSRSISTHDTYLKRNNNVWEKKRWKTTVRAYLCGDKMLFSSVLAEEDTASVKSSEATVTQPVLGEVRSTDENEKSHTINSDLLDEDVAATIIQSTFRGFLVRRLRMKETEDLKNEFFEGLESPNRESLATSIDVQTGNSISVISTAEECPSVCTKVQQKTKLPSLFIQKEDWDDSTVDSNVSKMRIQNRLEAMTRRERALAYAFSQQLRMCPKKKQTIFDSTESSMGWTWLERWMATRQPKGLSMEDRISQQLNELTSSMKTKQFVQKKFLDLSFEGKESCGSNEVLVNPKPDDKDAYKSSGNRLKAPRNISKRKTVPTGYYQKEHAMVKKREGLRAGEMDRRQKIKQSEISDDVCHSSADHPATFQT
- the LOC141629607 gene encoding protein IQ-DOMAIN 33 isoform X2 — protein: MGITGELVRSVFSKSRSISTHDTYRNNNVWEKKRWKTTVRAYLCGDKMLFSSVLAEEDTASVKSSEATVTQPVLGEVRSTDENEKSHTINSDLLDEDVAATIIQSTFRGFLVRRLRMKETEDLKNEFFEGLESPNRESLATSIDVQTGNSISVISTAEECPSVCTKVQQKTKLPSLFIQKEDWDDSTVDSNVSKMRIQNRLEAMTRRERALAYAFSQQLRMCPKKKQTIFDSTESSMGWTWLERWMATRQPKGLSMEDRISQQLNELTSSMKTKQFVQKKFLDLSFEGKESCGSNEVLVNPKPDDKDAYKSSGNRLKAPRNISKRKTVPTGYYQKEHAMVKKREGLRAGEMDRRQKIKQSEISDDVCHSSADHPATFQT